One segment of Macrotis lagotis isolate mMagLag1 chromosome 1, bilby.v1.9.chrom.fasta, whole genome shotgun sequence DNA contains the following:
- the LOC141509285 gene encoding olfactory receptor 2AJ1-like, giving the protein MWKERNATFGRDFILIGLLDPKQYGLLFLILILIIFMMAIMGNTVLILLIHLDIRLHTPMYFLLSHLSFMDILHITNIIPKMASNFISGRKSITFAGCGIQIFLYISFSGAECLILTAMSYDRYVAICHPLRYPILMNHRISVLMATACWLLGTINSTIHTTYALHLPFCGTRAIDHFFCEIPAMLKLSCIDTSHYEGAVYVSSVFFLLIPFFIILASYGQILRTVLYIKSMEAQKKAFSTCSSHLVVVVIYYGSFIFTYMRPRSYHTPGQDKILSITYTILTPVFNPIIYSLRNKDVLCSLKKVLGKLLIHRNEFLFKISLNPHA; this is encoded by the coding sequence ATGTGGAAAGAAAGGAATGCTACATTTGGTAGAGATTTCATCCTAATAGGATTATTGGATCCAAAGCAGTATGGATTGCTATTCTTAATACTTATTCTCATCATTTTTATGATGGCAATCATGGGAAACACAGTCTTGATTCTTCTTATCCACCTTGACATCCGCCTCCACACTCCAATGTACTTCCTTCTCAGTCATCTCTCCTTCATGGATATATTGCACATCACTAACATCATTCCTAAGATGGCCAGTAATTTCATATCTGGCAGAAAATCAATCACATTTGCAGGTTGTGGGATCCAAATATTCCTCTACATCAGTTTTTCAGGTGCTGAGTGCCTTATTCTCACAGCCATGTCCTACGATCGCTATGTAGCCATCTGCCACCCACTGCGTTATCCCATCCTGATGAACCATCGAATCAGTGTCCTCATGGCCACTGCATGTTGGCTTTTGGGAACCATCAACTCTACAATTCACACAACTTATGCACTACACCTCCCTTTTTGTGGCACCAGAGCCATTGACCACTTTTTCTGTGAAATCCCTGCCATGTTGAAACTCTCCTGTATTGACACATCACACTATGAAGGAGCAGTCTATGTGAGTTCTGTATTCTTCCTCCTaattccttttttcatcatcCTTGCCTCTTATGGTCAGATTCTCCGCACTGTGCTTTATATTAAATCTATGGAGGCCCAGAAAAAAGCTTTCTCCACTTGTTCCTCTCACCTGGTTGTGGTCGTCATATACTACGGGTCATTTATCTTTACATACATGAGACCAAGGTCTTATCATACTCCAGGTCAAGACAAGATCTTATCTATCACATATACTATTCTTACTCCCGTGTTCAATCCTATTATCTACAGTCTCAGAAATAAAGATGTCTTATGTTCTCTGAAGAAGGTTTTAGGAAAGTTACTTATtcatagaaatgaatttttatttaaaattagtttGAATCCCCATGCATGA
- the LOC141492580 gene encoding olfactory receptor 14C36-like, which produces MSNLTTTVTEFLLMGFSDTQELQILYSLLFFLLYSAGLLGNLLIVIITIFDRRLHTPMYFFLRNLSIVDACYISITVPPASINSLVNNRFISITGCAAQIFLMVFIAYVEFTLLTVMAHDRYVAICHPLHYTVIMRPSVCMKMTLTCLVTGLFYSGFHTGYTFRLSFCQSNVIHQFFCDIPSLLKISCTETFSNTLSLLAGALVIGVGCISFITASYVRIFSTVLRFPVKEHQKKAFSTCVPHIIVVFLFLFSGCYVYLQSPSDSGSLQDIILSIFYCIVPPIMNPIIYSLRNKQIKEAVRMVMNRKLFLKE; this is translated from the coding sequence ATGTCTAACTTGACCACCACTGTGACTGAATTTCTCCTTATGGGGTTTTCTGACACCCAAGAGCTACAGATCTTatattccttgcttttctttctcctttactcaGCAGGGCTGTTGGGGAATCTCCTCATTGTCATCATCACCATCTTTGACAGGAGACTCCACACCCCCATGTACTTTTTCCTTAGGAATCTGTCCATTGTGGATGCCTGTTACATATCAATCACAGTTCCCCCAGCATCCATTAACTCCCTTGTTAACAACAGATTTATTTCAATTACTGGATGTGcagctcagatctttctgatgGTTTTCATAGCTTATGTAGAGTTTACGTTGCTCACCGTCATGGCCCATGATCGCTATGTTGCCATCTGCCACCCACTTCATTACACAGTGATCATGCGTCCCAGTGTCTGCATGAAGATGACACTCACATGCTTGGTCACTGGCCTTTTTTATTCAGGTTTCCATACTGGTTACACGTTTCGATTGTCTTTCTGCCAATCCAATGTCATCCATCAGTTCTTCTGTGATATCCCCTCTCTACTCAAGATCTCTTGCACAGAGACATTCAGCAACACATTATCTTTACTTGCTGGTGCTCTGGTAATTGGGGTTGGCTGCATTTCTTTCATCACAGCATCTTATGTTAGAATATTTTCCACTGTGCTCAGATTTCCAGTGAAAGAACATCAAAAAAAGGCCTTTTCTACTTGTGTCCCCCACATCATTGTggtttttttgttccttttttcagGTTGTTATGTGTACCTACAATCACCTTCAGATTCTGGGTCCCTTCAAGATATAATCCTTTCAATATTCTATTGCATAGTGCCTCCTATTATGAATCCTATTATATACAGCCTACGGAATAAGCAGATAAAAGAGGCTGTAAGAATGGTAATGAATAGaaagctttttttaaaggaataa